In Cyanobium sp. Tous-M-B4, a single genomic region encodes these proteins:
- the hisIE gene encoding bifunctional phosphoribosyl-AMP cyclohydrolase/phosphoribosyl-ATP diphosphatase HisIE, translating into MGEDRDSSSARALSAVFQPPDPQFIGALRFNEAGLIPAVAQDWLDGAVLMVAWMNQEAIEHTLASGEVHYWSRSRQELWHKGATSGHIQQLKGLRYDCDADVLLLSIEQSGDVACHTGARSCFYDAGPEPTAGGAFAAPPPADVCTELMRVIEARRDLPEPGSYTNKLLEGGDNRILKKIGEESAEFVMACKDDNGEEIASEAADIVFHLQVALAHHGVSWRQVQQVLAARRGAPRRG; encoded by the coding sequence ATGGGTGAGGATCGGGACAGCAGCAGCGCAAGGGCCTTGTCAGCAGTATTTCAGCCCCCTGACCCTCAATTCATTGGGGCCTTGCGCTTCAACGAAGCTGGTTTGATCCCCGCTGTCGCCCAAGACTGGCTCGATGGCGCCGTGTTGATGGTGGCCTGGATGAACCAGGAGGCGATCGAGCACACCCTGGCCAGCGGCGAGGTGCACTACTGGAGCCGCTCGCGCCAGGAGCTATGGCACAAGGGGGCCACTAGCGGCCATATCCAGCAGCTCAAGGGCCTGCGCTACGACTGCGACGCCGACGTGCTGCTGCTCAGCATTGAGCAGAGCGGGGATGTGGCCTGCCACACCGGTGCCCGCAGCTGCTTCTACGACGCGGGCCCTGAGCCCACGGCCGGTGGCGCTTTCGCCGCACCGCCCCCGGCAGATGTCTGCACCGAACTGATGCGGGTGATCGAAGCGCGCCGCGACCTTCCCGAGCCCGGCAGCTACACCAACAAATTGTTAGAGGGGGGCGACAACCGCATCCTCAAGAAGATCGGGGAGGAGAGCGCTGAGTTTGTGATGGCTTGCAAGGACGACAACGGCGAGGAGATCGCCAGCGAAGCCGCCGACATCGTTTTCCACTTGCAGGTGGCGCTAGCTCACCACGGCGTCAGCTGGCGGCAGGTGCAGCAGGTGTTGGCCGCCCGCCGCGGCGCTCCTCGGCGGGGCTGA
- a CDS encoding DUF2214 family protein: MPGLAAIPPEVLSRAGVAYVHYVSFMLCFGALVLERRLIKPNPNKADATLMVITDVVYGLAALALLVSGILRVLYFGQGSEFYTENPLFWWKVGLYLGVGGLSLYPTITYILWAIPLRKGELPQVSEALATRLGWILNIELVGFALVPLLATLMARGVGLPA, encoded by the coding sequence ATGCCTGGCTTGGCTGCCATCCCCCCTGAAGTGCTCTCCCGCGCTGGGGTGGCCTACGTGCACTACGTGAGCTTCATGCTCTGTTTTGGCGCCTTGGTGCTGGAGCGGCGCTTGATCAAGCCAAATCCAAACAAGGCCGATGCCACCTTGATGGTCATCACCGATGTGGTGTACGGCCTGGCAGCCCTTGCCTTGCTGGTGAGCGGGATTCTGCGGGTTCTGTACTTCGGCCAGGGAAGCGAGTTTTATACGGAGAACCCCCTGTTCTGGTGGAAGGTTGGGCTCTATCTAGGGGTGGGCGGCCTGTCCCTCTATCCCACCATCACCTACATCCTCTGGGCCATCCCGCTGCGCAAGGGCGAGCTGCCCCAGGTGAGCGAGGCTCTAGCCACCCGTCTGGGCTGGATCCTCAATATCGAGTTGGTGGGCTTTGCCCTGGTTCCCCTACTAGCCACCTTGATGGCCCGCGGCGTCGGCCTGCCTGCCTGA
- a CDS encoding phycobilisome rod-core linker polypeptide produces MPLPVLATKPLTNSARVSSFLAAGEESPRQSDTTCLVRDPAATDALIEQAYRQIYFHAFKVDRDAVLESQLRSGQINTRDFIRQLLLSEKFQRDFYRCNSNYRVVEQVVSRVLGRPVHGQAEQIAWSIVIAEQGLPKFVDALLNSDEYRDNFGENLVPFQRSRVLPGQALGTMPFNQQAPRYDSYWREAMARRAPAGGSPWSANGGWPRPSWLAGQPTPAMQRIWQYTVATGGFVLTGLLIWIAAAMLSTGAQG; encoded by the coding sequence ATGCCCTTGCCCGTTCTGGCCACCAAACCACTGACCAACAGCGCTCGTGTCAGCAGCTTTCTGGCCGCCGGTGAGGAAAGCCCCCGCCAGAGCGACACCACTTGCCTGGTGCGGGATCCGGCAGCTACCGATGCCCTGATTGAGCAGGCCTACCGCCAGATCTACTTTCACGCCTTCAAGGTGGACCGCGATGCGGTGCTGGAATCCCAGCTGCGCTCCGGCCAGATCAACACCCGCGACTTCATCCGCCAACTCCTGCTCTCGGAGAAGTTTCAGAGGGATTTTTATCGCTGCAACAGCAATTACAGGGTGGTCGAACAGGTGGTGAGTCGGGTATTGGGCCGGCCGGTGCATGGCCAAGCTGAACAGATTGCCTGGTCGATCGTGATCGCCGAGCAGGGGCTACCCAAGTTTGTTGACGCTCTGCTGAATTCCGACGAATACCGCGACAATTTCGGCGAAAACCTGGTGCCTTTTCAGCGCTCGCGGGTACTTCCCGGCCAGGCATTAGGCACCATGCCCTTCAACCAGCAAGCCCCCCGCTACGACTCCTACTGGCGTGAGGCGATGGCCAGGCGCGCTCCCGCTGGCGGATCTCCCTGGTCGGCGAACGGAGGCTGGCCCCGCCCAAGCTGGCTAGCTGGCCAGCCAACTCCGGCGATGCAAAGGATCTGGCAATACACCGTGGCCACTGGAGGCTTCGTGCTCACCGGCCTGCTGATCTGGATTGCTGCGGCCATGCTCAGCACAGGCGCCCAGGGCTGA
- a CDS encoding AbrB family transcriptional regulator produces MLTGSELLAKVKELGDVGKSEIVRACGYVSNKKDGGERLNFTAFYEALLEAKGVELGGAGKVGKGGRKLSYIATVQGNGNLLIGKAYTALLDLKPGDEFEIKLGRKQIRLIPAGATDEDEE; encoded by the coding sequence ATGCTCACAGGATCAGAACTGCTTGCCAAGGTCAAAGAGCTTGGCGATGTGGGTAAGTCGGAGATCGTCCGGGCCTGCGGCTATGTCTCCAATAAGAAGGATGGCGGCGAGCGCCTTAATTTCACTGCCTTCTATGAGGCCCTGCTTGAAGCCAAGGGCGTTGAGCTTGGCGGTGCTGGCAAGGTTGGCAAGGGCGGCCGCAAACTCAGCTACATCGCTACCGTGCAAGGCAATGGCAATCTGCTGATCGGCAAGGCCTACACGGCACTGCTTGATCTCAAGCCCGGCGATGAGTTCGAGATCAAGCTCGGCCGCAAGCAGATTCGCCTGATTCCCGCCGGTGCCACCGACGAAGACGAAGAGTGA
- a CDS encoding GNAT family N-acetyltransferase, whose translation MLAGSGDRKQAEPSNGMENLRVLHPVDLDQVAAVYHDAVISQAKGLYSQAQIAAWANHAHTSNAVREALHRGYGLASCAANNQNIIEAFGVLDPPQRLSLLYCRGRASRQGRARLILQSLESHAWQQGCRQLHTEASQLSKPLLLHLGWQIDAEEKVIFAGESFLRWRMIKDLSQQSERGRDG comes from the coding sequence ATGCTGGCTGGCAGCGGTGATAGAAAGCAGGCTGAACCCAGCAACGGGATGGAAAACCTGCGGGTGCTGCATCCTGTCGATCTCGATCAAGTAGCAGCGGTGTATCACGACGCCGTGATCAGCCAGGCCAAAGGCCTCTATAGCCAAGCTCAGATTGCGGCATGGGCCAACCATGCCCACACCAGCAATGCTGTTCGCGAAGCCCTGCATAGGGGCTATGGCCTGGCCAGCTGCGCAGCCAACAACCAAAACATTATTGAAGCTTTTGGGGTGCTGGATCCGCCGCAACGGCTATCGCTTCTCTATTGCCGCGGCAGAGCCTCCCGGCAGGGAAGGGCCCGCCTAATTCTCCAGTCCCTTGAAAGCCACGCCTGGCAACAGGGGTGCCGCCAGTTGCACACCGAGGCGAGCCAGCTTTCCAAACCGCTTTTGCTCCATCTCGGCTGGCAGATCGATGCCGAAGAGAAGGTGATATTTGCTGGTGAATCCTTCCTGCGATGGCGGATGATCAAAGATCTAAGCCAGCAAAGCGAACGGGGCCGCGATGGCTGA
- a CDS encoding AAA family ATPase — protein MRLLHATLRQVRLHQQLKLQFDPRFTLLGGPNEAGKSTVVEALHKVLFLKASATGRAVDEMRSRLHSGLPEVELAFEAAGARWELRKRFSGASGTCQLSSDAGLALRGAAAEEQLARLLGVDGPIEGRRHSQLPLRWAHLWVRQGEAGTNLLASPSEAYDVEQLVQQLQQRGAAAAALESPLDRLVSEQLQARLDQQFTATGKLKAGSTLAAARQRCSSALLNLEQAQALQAELEAAMEQLRQIGQRLQLIEAQERPQLQRALQLEAQLRLRRAQVEPLRQQLSNLEQALSQLQAVQRQLGELGAQQQGCQLQRSTRQQQFRSLEANCQSSDQACQELKNQQQQQVERLELAQQLLDLANLEREAQQLQEHQQQFQRLQLQAEQCKQSLAQLAPIDAAAVKSLRQAEQQWAQAEARSQAMATAISLIEADQPVSLAGQTLSPGETAQLNGSAELAVGCGVRLRISPGGGEATAQAAAALQQSGAALRELQTAIGVANSEAAEVIARQRQALELELANLRQAASAIPWSRLEEQIAALEPRRQRLLSRLAEHQLQRQSLTERGELPQGRAELEAWIEELRRQANELSKRQQQAEAERTSWRQQLEQQSRSSQELERNLEQLTGSLSTLAERELALQASHGDAQQLTDAVNSSRQALLIQEAELAALDKEILDKLPAGGAIEQRLRLLDGEKDALLTSRGQNEQRCLTLSSDDPTALVEHRQAAWESAQADLEALELQTQALQMLQNLFHQSRQDFSQRYSESLEQAIGPYLQYLQNGRHQASLDFDPKSGFGNFELQQGPHRFGFEQLSGGMREQLAAALRLAIAEVLQPAYDDCLPLIFDDAFTNSDQQRLQALQQMLRRGANHGMQLILLSCNPNDYQALAAELGSEIALAA, from the coding sequence GCGCTCCCGCCTGCACAGCGGCCTGCCCGAGGTGGAGCTGGCCTTTGAAGCGGCCGGCGCCCGTTGGGAGCTACGCAAGCGCTTTTCCGGGGCAAGTGGCACCTGCCAGCTCAGCAGTGATGCTGGCCTGGCCCTGCGGGGGGCGGCGGCGGAGGAGCAGCTGGCCCGTCTGCTGGGGGTGGATGGGCCAATCGAGGGCAGGCGCCACAGTCAGTTGCCGCTGCGCTGGGCCCACCTCTGGGTGCGCCAGGGGGAGGCGGGCACCAACCTGCTGGCCAGCCCCAGCGAGGCCTACGACGTTGAACAGCTTGTACAGCAACTGCAGCAGCGGGGCGCGGCGGCCGCAGCCCTGGAATCCCCCCTAGATCGCCTGGTCAGCGAGCAGCTGCAAGCCCGGCTCGACCAGCAGTTCACGGCCACAGGCAAGCTCAAAGCCGGCTCCACCCTGGCCGCGGCCCGCCAGCGCTGCTCAAGCGCCCTACTGAACCTGGAGCAGGCCCAAGCCCTCCAAGCTGAGCTGGAAGCGGCCATGGAGCAGCTGCGTCAAATAGGTCAAAGGTTGCAATTGATCGAAGCCCAGGAGCGGCCGCAGCTGCAGCGAGCTCTCCAGCTGGAGGCCCAATTACGGCTGCGGCGAGCCCAGGTGGAGCCCCTGCGCCAGCAACTGAGCAATCTTGAGCAGGCCCTATCGCAGCTGCAAGCGGTGCAGCGGCAGCTGGGCGAACTAGGGGCGCAGCAGCAGGGCTGCCAGCTGCAACGCAGCACCCGGCAACAGCAATTCCGCAGCTTGGAAGCCAATTGCCAAAGCTCAGACCAGGCCTGCCAGGAGCTGAAAAACCAGCAGCAGCAACAGGTCGAGCGTCTCGAGCTAGCCCAGCAACTGCTCGATCTAGCCAACCTCGAGCGGGAGGCTCAGCAGCTCCAAGAGCATCAACAACAATTCCAGCGGCTCCAGCTCCAGGCGGAACAGTGCAAGCAAAGCCTTGCCCAGCTGGCCCCGATCGATGCCGCCGCTGTGAAGTCCCTGCGGCAGGCCGAACAGCAATGGGCCCAGGCCGAAGCCCGCAGCCAGGCCATGGCAACAGCAATCAGTTTGATTGAGGCAGATCAGCCCGTGAGCCTCGCCGGCCAGACCCTATCCCCTGGAGAAACAGCTCAGCTCAATGGCAGCGCCGAGCTAGCGGTGGGCTGCGGGGTACGGCTGCGAATCAGCCCTGGAGGAGGGGAGGCAACCGCCCAAGCTGCAGCTGCACTGCAGCAAAGCGGCGCGGCCCTGCGCGAGCTGCAGACCGCCATTGGCGTGGCCAACAGCGAAGCGGCAGAAGTAATTGCCCGGCAGCGCCAGGCCCTGGAGCTGGAGCTGGCCAACCTGCGCCAAGCGGCCAGTGCCATCCCCTGGAGTCGCCTGGAAGAGCAGATCGCCGCCCTTGAGCCCAGGCGTCAGCGCCTGCTCAGCCGGCTGGCAGAGCATCAATTGCAGCGCCAGAGCCTGACCGAACGCGGCGAGCTGCCCCAGGGGCGCGCGGAGCTCGAAGCCTGGATCGAAGAGCTGCGGCGACAAGCTAATGAGCTCAGTAAAAGGCAGCAGCAGGCCGAGGCCGAGCGCACAAGCTGGCGCCAGCAGCTGGAGCAGCAGAGCCGAAGCAGCCAGGAGCTGGAGCGAAACCTCGAGCAACTCACGGGCTCCCTGAGCACCTTGGCGGAACGCGAACTAGCCCTACAAGCCAGTCACGGTGATGCGCAGCAACTAACTGATGCGGTGAACAGCAGCCGCCAGGCCCTGCTCATCCAGGAGGCGGAGTTGGCCGCCCTGGATAAGGAAATACTCGACAAGCTGCCAGCTGGCGGCGCCATCGAGCAGCGCCTTCGCCTGCTAGATGGCGAGAAAGACGCCCTGCTCACCAGCCGCGGCCAAAACGAGCAACGCTGCCTCACTCTTAGCTCGGATGATCCAACGGCATTAGTCGAACACCGCCAGGCCGCCTGGGAGTCGGCCCAGGCAGATCTGGAGGCGCTGGAGCTCCAAACCCAGGCATTGCAGATGTTGCAGAACCTGTTTCACCAGAGCCGCCAGGATTTCTCCCAGCGCTACAGCGAATCGCTAGAGCAGGCCATTGGGCCCTACCTCCAATACCTGCAAAACGGCAGGCACCAGGCAAGCCTGGACTTTGACCCCAAAAGTGGGTTTGGCAATTTCGAACTTCAGCAGGGCCCACACCGCTTTGGCTTCGAGCAGCTAAGTGGAGGCATGCGCGAACAATTAGCCGCCGCCCTACGCTTGGCCATAGCGGAGGTGCTCCAACCCGCCTACGACGATTGCCTGCCGTTGATATTCGACGACGCCTTTACCAACAGCGATCAACAGCGCCTGCAAGCGCTGCAGCAAATGCTGCGCCGAGGGGCCAACCACGGCATGCAACTGATCCTGCTGTCCTGCAACCCGAATGACTATCAGGCGCTGGCTGCCGAGCTTGGCAGTGAAATCGCTTTAGCCGCCTGA
- a CDS encoding phosphate-starvation-inducible PsiE family protein, with amino-acid sequence MKKLRRLWQDATYLQLVDRGEQSLAKLLGIVLLVVLVAGTVQLTIGVTAAVLQPDTPWLGSKMNAVLGDLLTLLIAVEVLQNVTSYLRRHVVQIELVLLTAMTAVARKVIVLPPGAENKPQLLGGLGIAVLALAAAFWLVRSVNIRQPPARTGPAIRSQEQDP; translated from the coding sequence ATCAAAAAACTGCGCCGGCTCTGGCAAGACGCCACCTATCTCCAGCTGGTTGATCGCGGCGAGCAATCCCTGGCCAAGCTGCTCGGCATCGTGCTGCTGGTGGTGTTGGTGGCTGGCACTGTGCAGTTGACGATCGGTGTAACCGCGGCGGTGCTGCAGCCCGATACGCCCTGGCTCGGCAGCAAGATGAATGCGGTTTTGGGCGATCTGCTCACCCTGCTAATTGCGGTGGAGGTGCTCCAAAACGTGACCTCCTATCTGCGCCGTCATGTGGTGCAGATCGAGCTGGTGTTGCTCACAGCCATGACCGCGGTAGCTCGCAAAGTGATAGTGCTGCCCCCCGGGGCTGAAAACAAGCCCCAGCTTCTCGGCGGGCTAGGTATTGCGGTGCTCGCCCTAGCGGCGGCGTTCTGGCTGGTTCGCAGCGTCAACATTCGCCAGCCTCCCGCCAGAACAGGGCCAGCCATACGGTCCCAGGAGCAGGATCCGTAG
- a CDS encoding sigma-70 family RNA polymerase sigma factor has protein sequence MVSSLSAFLGEIGRHQLLTPEQELTLGRKVQAMALLQERCRDAGGSGLACDFNDLERCTLKTGERAKNQMITANLRLVVNLAKRYQNKGLELLDLIQEGTLGLTRAVEKYDPSRGHRFSTYAYWWIRQGLNRALSTQSRTIRIPVNVNEKLTKLRAAKSRYLQANGVAPRPAQLAQMMHLPQAEVEDLLGCELRSITVSLQGVVKSKSDPTELVDVLPSPELPPMERAELAERTATVWTLLERANLTAKERTVVMLRFGLDSSHEWRTLAEVARQLDCSREYCRQVLQRALRKLRKTGIDSGLVEA, from the coding sequence ATGGTGAGCTCCTTGAGCGCCTTTTTGGGTGAAATTGGCCGTCATCAGTTGTTGACACCCGAGCAGGAGCTCACCTTGGGTCGCAAGGTGCAGGCCATGGCCCTTTTGCAGGAGCGCTGCCGTGATGCCGGTGGCTCGGGACTTGCTTGTGATTTCAATGATCTGGAGCGCTGCACCCTCAAAACCGGTGAGCGGGCCAAAAACCAAATGATCACGGCCAATCTGCGGCTGGTGGTCAATCTGGCCAAGCGCTACCAGAACAAGGGCCTAGAGCTGCTGGACCTAATCCAGGAGGGCACCCTTGGTCTCACTCGCGCCGTGGAGAAATACGATCCCAGCCGCGGGCATCGCTTTAGTACTTATGCCTATTGGTGGATTCGTCAAGGTCTAAATCGCGCCCTATCCACCCAGAGCCGCACCATTCGCATTCCCGTAAATGTGAATGAAAAACTCACAAAATTGCGGGCTGCCAAATCTCGCTATCTCCAGGCCAACGGAGTTGCACCAAGGCCAGCCCAGTTGGCCCAGATGATGCATCTGCCTCAGGCGGAAGTGGAGGATTTACTGGGCTGCGAACTACGCAGCATCACCGTGAGCCTGCAGGGGGTGGTGAAGTCGAAGTCTGATCCCACTGAGTTGGTTGATGTGTTGCCCAGCCCGGAGCTGCCGCCGATGGAGCGCGCTGAGCTTGCCGAGCGCACAGCCACGGTGTGGACCCTGCTCGAACGCGCCAACCTCACAGCCAAGGAGCGCACGGTGGTGATGCTGCGCTTTGGTCTCGATAGCAGCCACGAATGGCGGACCCTGGCAGAGGTGGCCCGCCAGCTCGATTGCAGCCGGGAGTATTGCCGCCAGGTGCTGCAGCGGGCCCTGCGCAAACTGCGGAAAACCGGCATCGATAGCGGTTTGGTGGAGGCCTAG
- a CDS encoding permease yields the protein MAQLATAWAIFQGLLLEALPFLLIGVGIASLARWLAPGGAWLRQLPAHPLLGPLTGAALGFALPACECGNVPVARRLLAGGAPVGTALGFLFAAPVLNPIVLASTWAAFPNQPWLLAARPGAALLLSVLLATVLRLLPEAELLDPVLLEERRLSQPLAQVGLLERRSGLVGAIDAKVQPMKVARPPLQEVLQHGSREFLDLAALLVLGCAIAATVQTLLPRSWLLAVGGAPTISVLSLMLLAVVVSVCSSVDAFLALGFAAQVTPGALLAFLVLGPVVDLKLLGLFRVLFKPKAIALTSAAAAVAVLVLGQWVNLLLL from the coding sequence TTGGCACAGCTGGCCACCGCCTGGGCGATTTTTCAGGGTTTGCTACTCGAAGCCCTGCCGTTTCTGCTGATTGGCGTTGGTATCGCCAGCCTGGCCCGCTGGCTGGCGCCTGGAGGTGCCTGGCTGCGGCAGTTGCCCGCCCACCCCCTGCTCGGGCCCCTCACCGGTGCCGCCCTTGGCTTTGCCCTGCCCGCTTGTGAATGCGGCAATGTGCCGGTGGCGCGGCGGCTGCTGGCCGGTGGCGCCCCGGTTGGCACTGCCCTGGGCTTTTTATTTGCCGCACCGGTGCTGAATCCAATCGTGCTGGCCAGCACCTGGGCCGCCTTCCCCAACCAGCCCTGGCTGCTGGCGGCCCGCCCTGGAGCAGCCCTGCTGCTGTCGGTGCTGCTGGCCACGGTGCTGCGCCTGCTGCCCGAGGCCGAATTACTAGATCCGGTGCTACTTGAAGAACGGCGCCTGAGCCAGCCCTTGGCCCAGGTGGGGCTGCTGGAGCGTCGCAGCGGACTTGTGGGTGCCATCGACGCCAAGGTGCAGCCCATGAAGGTGGCGCGGCCGCCCTTACAGGAGGTGCTCCAGCACGGCAGCCGCGAATTTCTCGATCTGGCCGCCCTGCTGGTGCTGGGTTGTGCCATCGCCGCCACGGTGCAAACGTTGCTGCCGCGTAGCTGGCTGCTGGCGGTGGGGGGAGCTCCAACCATCTCTGTACTGAGCCTGATGCTGCTGGCGGTGGTGGTTTCGGTTTGCTCCAGCGTCGATGCCTTCCTCGCCCTGGGCTTCGCTGCCCAGGTCACCCCGGGAGCGCTTCTGGCCTTCCTGGTGCTGGGCCCGGTGGTCGACCTGAAGCTGCTGGGACTGTTCCGGGTGCTGTTCAAGCCCAAGGCCATCGCCCTCACCAGTGCCGCCGCAGCGGTGGCCGTGTTGGTGCTGGGGCAATGGGTCAATTTGCTGCTGCTGTGA
- a CDS encoding 6-carboxytetrahydropterin synthase, which yields MPTPAYSCIKTFSGYPCCHRQWRHQGHCRFVHGYSRSFSFWFRANELDECGFVVDFSSLKQLEARLADQFDHTFLANADDPLLSTWRQLHDQGALDLRVMANVGMEASAELVWGWANELLHGRDSGRSCCWKVEARENENNAACFEALPGWFKP from the coding sequence ATGCCCACTCCGGCCTACAGCTGCATTAAAACTTTCAGCGGTTATCCCTGTTGCCATCGCCAATGGCGCCACCAGGGCCACTGCCGCTTCGTGCATGGCTACAGCCGCAGTTTTAGCTTCTGGTTTCGGGCCAATGAACTCGACGAATGTGGCTTTGTGGTGGATTTTTCCAGCCTGAAACAGCTAGAAGCCCGGCTGGCAGATCAATTCGACCACACCTTTCTGGCCAATGCCGATGACCCCCTCCTCTCCACCTGGCGCCAGCTGCACGACCAGGGCGCCCTCGACCTGCGGGTGATGGCCAATGTGGGCATGGAGGCCAGCGCTGAGCTGGTTTGGGGCTGGGCCAACGAACTGCTGCACGGCCGCGACAGCGGCCGCAGCTGCTGCTGGAAAGTGGAGGCGAGGGAAAACGAAAACAATGCCGCCTGTTTTGAAGCCCTGCCGGGGTGGTTCAAACCCTGA
- a CDS encoding DUF1232 domain-containing protein, which translates to MTEFVDPTSGDAPATDAPVVDAQVLESTEVNEVVLLKLLRRAGRTLARPALECLELLLDPQTPAPAKLTVLAALTYLLVPLDLIPDFIPAAGFSDDLVAVTALLGLCSRHRTPAVQLRAQRRLDQWFPLNR; encoded by the coding sequence GTGACCGAGTTCGTAGATCCGACCTCAGGGGATGCCCCCGCAACGGATGCTCCCGTCGTTGATGCCCAGGTGTTGGAGAGCACCGAGGTGAATGAGGTGGTGTTGCTCAAGTTGTTGCGCCGAGCTGGCCGCACCCTGGCCAGACCAGCCCTTGAATGTCTGGAGCTGTTGCTTGACCCCCAGACCCCTGCACCAGCCAAACTCACTGTGCTGGCTGCGCTTACCTACCTGCTGGTGCCCCTAGATCTGATTCCAGATTTCATTCCGGCGGCGGGCTTCAGCGACGATCTTGTGGCCGTTACGGCGTTGCTTGGTTTGTGCAGTCGCCATCGCACCCCGGCGGTGCAGTTGCGGGCCCAGCGCAGACTGGATCAATGGTTTCCCCTGAACCGCTGA
- a CDS encoding DUF3721 domain-containing protein, translating to MLPAAALAQTSPGGGGVQALYPSKAAAEKAAKHFHCTGAHQMGDKWMPCAKHGDGHGSHMPAH from the coding sequence ATGCTGCCCGCTGCCGCCCTGGCTCAGACCAGCCCTGGTGGAGGTGGGGTTCAGGCGCTATATCCCAGCAAGGCCGCGGCCGAAAAAGCCGCCAAGCACTTCCACTGCACCGGAGCGCACCAGATGGGCGATAAATGGATGCCATGCGCCAAACATGGCGATGGCCATGGCAGCCATATGCCGGCTCACTGA
- a CDS encoding Nif11 domain/cupin domain-containing protein, which yields MAEAQLQQFLEKVRQLNAFVALSEAEPSLRQALRNCSDHHAVVELARSRGFEIGRRWGETDPPRQAEANLLASPCPATGQEISVVLVDQKNWRLERIHSCLAASPEGFWYDQEEHEWVTLLQGSALLELDGEELPVELCRGDSLLIAAHRRHRILATDPAPGTVWLALFWREAGEC from the coding sequence ATGGCTGAAGCCCAATTGCAGCAATTTCTCGAGAAGGTACGCCAGCTGAATGCCTTCGTGGCCCTCAGCGAGGCCGAGCCATCCCTGCGCCAGGCCCTGCGGAATTGCAGTGATCACCACGCGGTGGTGGAACTAGCCCGCAGCCGGGGCTTCGAGATCGGCCGGCGCTGGGGTGAAACCGATCCCCCCCGGCAAGCCGAAGCCAATCTCTTAGCTAGTCCCTGCCCGGCTACGGGGCAGGAAATCAGCGTTGTTTTAGTGGATCAAAAAAATTGGCGACTTGAGCGGATTCACTCCTGCCTTGCAGCCAGTCCTGAGGGTTTTTGGTACGACCAAGAGGAACACGAGTGGGTAACCCTGCTCCAAGGCAGCGCCCTGCTTGAGCTAGACGGTGAGGAGCTGCCCGTAGAGCTCTGCCGAGGTGACAGCCTGCTGATTGCAGCCCACCGGCGGCACCGGATCCTCGCTACGGATCCTGCTCCTGGGACCGTATGGCTGGCCCTGTTCTGGCGGGAGGCTGGCGAATGTTGA
- a CDS encoding peptidase has translation MLRRLSRRLNRASLPVYGLVLALGLFPARGLAAAPAAGDYRQRLVPTPHGWPKRQHWCVWIEPAAAAGPAARWDQLWLQAVEAALASWAELVTIHRSESKESAQVQILRRRPPLQRGRASHGRAELTLATNKPGEPPKIEPRVLVSISPGQRPDAMQATALHELGHAFGMWGHSDHPQDAMAAVPGAPPVLQLTSRDRATFMWLQQQPGLPGNDPTAAGLTSGCH, from the coding sequence ATGCTGCGGCGATTAAGCCGGCGATTAAATCGAGCGAGCCTGCCGGTTTACGGCCTAGTTCTTGCTCTCGGTCTTTTCCCCGCCAGGGGATTGGCCGCAGCACCAGCTGCTGGTGATTATCGCCAGCGGCTAGTGCCCACACCCCACGGCTGGCCCAAGCGTCAGCATTGGTGCGTTTGGATCGAGCCCGCCGCAGCGGCCGGGCCTGCTGCCCGCTGGGATCAGCTTTGGCTGCAAGCCGTGGAAGCGGCGCTGGCAAGCTGGGCTGAATTGGTCACGATTCACCGCAGTGAAAGTAAGGAATCGGCCCAAGTACAGATATTGAGGCGCCGGCCACCTCTGCAGAGGGGTCGGGCCAGCCATGGCCGCGCTGAACTAACTCTGGCGACGAACAAGCCAGGCGAACCGCCAAAAATCGAGCCGCGAGTACTGGTGAGCATCAGCCCTGGGCAGCGACCAGACGCCATGCAGGCCACGGCCCTGCACGAACTTGGCCACGCCTTCGGGATGTGGGGACACAGTGATCACCCCCAAGACGCCATGGCGGCCGTGCCTGGAGCGCCCCCCGTGCTGCAGCTGACGTCCCGGGATCGGGCCACTTTTATGTGGCTGCAACAGCAGCCCGGCTTACCAGGCAATGACCCAACTGCAGCCGGCCTGACCTCCGGCTGCCATTAA